Proteins encoded within one genomic window of Sorex araneus isolate mSorAra2 chromosome 9, mSorAra2.pri, whole genome shotgun sequence:
- the UNC119B gene encoding protein unc-119 homolog B yields the protein MNGPNPKAVAAGSAPGPRGLVAGKEEKKKAGGGVLNRLKGRRQAPHLAADDGVGAAVTEQELLTLDTIRPEHVLRLSRVTENYLCKPEDNIYSIDFTRFKIRDLETGTVLFEIAKPCASDQESEEEEGGEVDVSAGRFVRYQFTPAFLRLRTVGATVEFTVGDRPVSNFRMIERHYFREHLLKNFDFDFGFCIPSSRNTCEHIYEFPQLSEDVIRLMIENPYETRSDSFYFVDNKLIMHNKADYAYNGGQ from the exons ATGAACGGGCCGAACCCGAAGGCTGTGGCCGCGGGATCGGCGCCCGGGCCCCGGGGGCTGGTGGCTGgcaaggaggagaagaagaaggcgGGCGGCGGCGTCCTGAACCGGCTCAAGGGGCGGCGGCAGGCGCCCCACCTCGCGGCCGACGACGGCGTCGGGGCCGCCGTCACGGAGCAGGAGCTGCTGACCCTGGACACCATCCGGCCCGAGCACGTCCTGCGCCTCAGCCGGGTCACCGAGA ATTATTTATGTAAACCCGAAGACAATATCTACAGTATTGATTTTACCCGCTTCAAAATTCGAGATTTGGAGACCGGGACAGTGCTTTTTGAGATCGCCAAACCTTGTGCTTCAG ACCAAgagagtgaggaggaggaaggcgggGAGGTGGACGTCAGTGCTGGACGCTTTGTTCGCTATCAGTTCACACCGGCATTTCTCCGCCTCAGGACCGTTGGGGCCAC GGTGGAGTTCACAGTGGGAGACCGGCCAGTGTCCAACTTCCGGATGATTGAACGACACTATTTCCGGGAACACTTGCTGAAAAATTTTGACTTTGATTTTGGCTTCTGCATCCCCAGCAGTAGGAACACTTGTGAACATATCTATGAGTTTCCCCAGCTTTCTGAGGATGTCA TTCGGCTGATGATCGAAAATCCGTATGAAACCCGTTCTGACAGCTTCTACTTTGTGGACAACAAGCTAATAATGCACAACAAGGCTGATTACGCCTATAATGGAGGCCAGTAG